A genomic segment from Methanoplanus limicola DSM 2279 encodes:
- a CDS encoding ATP synthase subunit C encodes MVVEAMTVEVAQASAVGLKAVGAGLAVGLAGMGTGLAQLGIGGAAVGATAENKEMFGLALLFTVIPETVVIFGLVIALLLLFT; translated from the coding sequence ATGGTAGTAGAAGCTATGACAGTTGAAGTGGCACAGGCATCAGCAGTTGGACTTAAAGCAGTTGGTGCAGGCCTTGCAGTAGGTCTTGCAGGTATGGGAACAGGTCTCGCACAGCTCGGTATCGGCGGTGCAGCAGTCGGAGCAACCGCAGAGAACAAGGAGATGTTCGGTCTCGCACTTCTCTTTACTGTAATTCCGGAAACAGTCGTTATCTTTGGTCTTGTTATTGCACTCCTGCTGTTGTTCACGTAA
- a CDS encoding V-type ATP synthase subunit I, protein MFKAQMMSKLLIAASKDQLDPIVRELYRYNVFHVEDFVEKEEEEYQGFKIGKPMKGASENSTELLKIRSIINMIGLGSGDVEPGTVHKSGPLSAKVESELPAIEKEVSSLVDKKNSLETSLRENQQKVAELEPFVPVPLDLSLLRGYEEVNVFAGHIPADTELPVDCEKYFTSEVPGNLLIAVVSKSESDKADRALSEAGFTSVVIPEGDGTAKDSISRHTHEITRLESEIGKLEEQISAQKEKHASFLVACDELLTAEVEQAEVPLRFATTDEAFVAEGWVPSDKTAALIKDLESVTGGKVFVTETEVDYAKDAVPVEYDNPDFAKPTEVLVDIYSRPKYSEFDPTLLVAIVFPIFFGFILGDVGYGLILLAMSFGLRKLVKGSEAGNLLLDVLRNASVSSIIFGLFYSEFLGFALPWDPLWVSRHFNIGAAHGGHGPDAILLLIISAWVGILHITLGRSLHIYNAKKTIHPGEHQKKVIFGQLGWIFVMWGILFILWSMFAMPLMPDLSGFAPIVSGFNIFGIFGAVLLIAGVVGIGQESALELMELPTVISHVLSYARLAAVGLSSVAIAAVTNFISIGMMIEPAMADFSIMSIVLIIAGIVVFLLGHILNTALGLLGGGLHSIRLHYVEFFTKFYQGGGRKYEPFGIKRKFTED, encoded by the coding sequence ATGTTTAAGGCACAGATGATGAGCAAACTGCTCATCGCCGCGTCCAAAGATCAGCTTGATCCGATTGTACGTGAGTTGTACCGCTATAATGTATTTCATGTAGAAGACTTTGTCGAAAAGGAGGAGGAAGAATATCAGGGCTTTAAGATCGGAAAACCGATGAAGGGAGCCTCTGAAAATTCCACCGAGCTGTTGAAAATACGATCCATAATCAATATGATCGGACTTGGTTCCGGTGATGTTGAGCCTGGAACAGTGCATAAGTCAGGCCCGTTATCTGCAAAAGTTGAAAGTGAGCTTCCTGCAATTGAAAAGGAAGTTTCGTCTCTGGTTGATAAGAAGAACAGCCTTGAGACTTCACTTCGCGAAAACCAGCAGAAAGTAGCGGAGCTTGAGCCTTTTGTTCCTGTACCTCTGGATCTTTCACTGCTCAGGGGCTACGAAGAAGTAAATGTATTTGCAGGTCATATACCCGCGGACACTGAACTTCCGGTTGACTGTGAAAAATATTTCACATCTGAAGTGCCCGGTAATCTCCTTATTGCAGTTGTATCCAAATCTGAATCTGATAAGGCTGACAGAGCATTATCAGAGGCCGGTTTTACATCTGTTGTCATCCCTGAAGGAGATGGCACGGCAAAGGACAGCATTTCCCGGCATACTCATGAGATCACCCGTCTCGAAAGCGAGATTGGTAAGTTAGAAGAGCAGATATCTGCTCAGAAAGAAAAGCATGCATCGTTTTTGGTGGCATGCGATGAACTGCTCACGGCAGAAGTTGAACAGGCGGAAGTTCCGCTTAGATTTGCCACCACAGATGAGGCGTTCGTTGCTGAAGGATGGGTTCCATCTGACAAGACAGCGGCTCTCATAAAGGACCTTGAATCCGTTACCGGAGGTAAGGTCTTCGTTACCGAAACAGAAGTCGATTATGCTAAAGACGCTGTTCCGGTAGAATACGACAACCCGGACTTTGCAAAGCCAACCGAAGTTTTGGTTGACATTTATTCAAGGCCGAAATACAGTGAATTTGACCCGACACTGCTTGTTGCAATTGTCTTCCCGATTTTCTTCGGATTTATTCTTGGAGATGTGGGCTATGGTCTTATACTGCTCGCAATGAGCTTTGGGCTCCGCAAACTTGTTAAGGGAAGTGAAGCAGGAAATCTGCTCCTTGACGTACTTAGAAATGCGAGTGTATCGAGTATCATTTTCGGTCTCTTTTACAGTGAATTCTTGGGATTTGCGCTGCCGTGGGACCCGTTATGGGTCAGCCGTCACTTCAATATAGGAGCGGCACACGGTGGTCACGGACCTGACGCAATACTTCTGCTGATTATATCGGCATGGGTTGGAATTTTACACATCACTCTCGGAAGGAGTCTTCACATTTATAACGCAAAAAAGACTATTCACCCCGGTGAGCACCAGAAGAAAGTTATTTTTGGGCAGCTTGGATGGATTTTTGTAATGTGGGGTATTCTCTTTATTCTCTGGTCGATGTTTGCAATGCCTCTTATGCCTGATCTTTCAGGATTTGCGCCGATCGTCTCCGGGTTTAATATATTCGGAATATTTGGAGCAGTTCTGCTTATTGCAGGTGTTGTCGGAATCGGACAGGAATCAGCACTTGAGCTGATGGAACTCCCGACGGTTATCAGTCACGTGCTTTCATATGCACGTCTTGCAGCAGTTGGTCTCTCATCTGTTGCAATTGCAGCGGTTACAAATTTTATATCAATCGGTATGATGATAGAGCCTGCAATGGCTGATTTCAGCATTATGAGTATAGTTTTAATTATCGCAGGAATTGTTGTGTTCCTTCTCGGACACATTTTAAACACCGCACTTGGTCTCCTTGGCGGCGGTTTGCATTCAATTCGTCTGCACTATGTCGAGTTCTTCACCAAATTCTATCAGGGTGGAGGACGGAAATATGAACCATTTGGAATTAAAAGGAAATTTACAGAGGATTAG
- a CDS encoding V-type ATPase subunit subunit G family protein, with amino-acid sequence MKTEVLKSIKQTEENYKKSISAAKAEKVKLIASAETEAENLVSKAEKDAEEYKIKRTADARAEAQKKHDIIRKDGEKRAESLRKDAASNLDGAVDMLVSKFKVKVNV; translated from the coding sequence ATGAAGACTGAGGTCCTCAAGAGCATCAAACAGACTGAAGAAAACTACAAAAAATCAATCAGCGCTGCCAAAGCAGAGAAAGTAAAACTAATTGCATCTGCTGAAACAGAAGCTGAAAACCTTGTTTCCAAAGCGGAAAAAGATGCTGAAGAGTACAAAATCAAGCGTACCGCAGACGCACGTGCTGAAGCGCAGAAGAAGCATGACATAATCCGTAAAGACGGAGAAAAGCGTGCTGAATCGCTCAGAAAAGACGCCGCTTCTAACCTTGACGGAGCAGTAGATATGCTTGTTTCCAAGTTCAAGGTGAAAGTAAATGTTTAA
- a CDS encoding cation diffusion facilitator family transporter, protein MNDSLNSGEINQRKKNVAALSVISNSVLVVFKLIAGISIGSIGIISEAIHSGIDLIASGIAFISVKKSGMPPDKCHAYGHGKYEDISGMAEALLIFAAAGIILWEALQKLVFGGELLSEEFLTVGIIVMLISACANWIVSSRLFKVADETGSIALESDGWHLRTDVYTSLGVFSGLILIKITGLEIIDPLIAVGISLIIIHTAYGLVKRSFWDLTDKSLPPEDAREIENIILQYCGESCSYARIRTRKSGPDRHVEFDLIVPPDMDVVSAHALTEKIEEHFYRHYGQIYVTIHIEPDKR, encoded by the coding sequence ATGAATGACAGTCTGAATTCCGGTGAAATAAATCAGAGGAAGAAAAATGTCGCCGCTCTTTCAGTTATATCAAACTCCGTTCTTGTTGTTTTTAAGCTTATAGCCGGAATTTCAATAGGATCAATTGGTATCATCTCTGAGGCGATCCATTCAGGAATTGACCTGATTGCTTCGGGGATTGCGTTTATCTCTGTAAAGAAATCAGGGATGCCTCCTGATAAGTGCCATGCGTATGGTCATGGTAAATATGAGGACATCTCCGGAATGGCCGAGGCGCTTTTAATCTTCGCAGCCGCAGGGATCATTCTCTGGGAGGCACTTCAGAAACTGGTATTTGGCGGAGAATTACTATCTGAGGAATTTCTTACAGTCGGTATCATTGTGATGCTCATTTCTGCATGTGCAAACTGGATTGTCTCTTCCAGATTATTTAAGGTTGCAGATGAAACCGGTTCAATCGCCCTTGAAAGTGATGGATGGCACCTGAGAACCGATGTTTATACATCCCTTGGTGTATTTTCCGGTCTGATTCTCATAAAGATAACAGGACTTGAGATAATTGATCCGCTAATTGCAGTCGGAATTTCACTGATAATTATTCATACTGCATATGGTCTTGTAAAGAGGTCATTCTGGGATTTAACTGATAAATCCCTGCCGCCTGAGGATGCCCGTGAAATAGAGAATATTATCCTTCAGTACTGCGGGGAATCGTGCAGTTACGCCAGAATCAGGACGAGGAAATCCGGCCCTGACAGGCATGTTGAGTTTGATCTGATTGTTCCTCCGGATATGGATGTGGTGAGTGCACATGCCCTCACCGAAAAGATTGAGGAGCATTTCTACAGGCATTACGGGCAGATTTATGTCACCATTCATATCGAACCGGATAAGAGATGA
- a CDS encoding archaellin/type IV pilin N-terminal domain-containing protein, which produces MRENSEAFTGLEAAIVLIAFVVVASVFSFAVIGAGYFTTQTTERVLYSTISQTGSTPVLLGSVHGIKKEGVDGIGAIRFNVGISSGNNPISFENMVLLYSTSEYLRTYDQNVPFYDSTMIDEGYWGIIDIKPATAAGDTYLEANEVYTVYLNLTDGEELEPGQDFRIEMNSPKTTTFIIHRSAPWGIDNINVLS; this is translated from the coding sequence ATGCGGGAGAATTCTGAAGCTTTTACAGGCCTTGAGGCCGCAATAGTCCTGATTGCATTCGTAGTTGTGGCTTCGGTCTTTTCATTTGCCGTAATCGGGGCAGGCTATTTTACAACTCAGACTACAGAGAGGGTGCTGTACTCCACTATTTCGCAGACCGGTTCCACTCCTGTTCTTCTCGGCAGTGTACACGGGATTAAAAAGGAGGGTGTTGACGGAATAGGTGCAATCCGGTTTAATGTCGGAATATCTTCCGGTAATAATCCCATCTCTTTTGAGAATATGGTTCTGCTTTACAGTACCTCTGAATATCTGAGAACATATGATCAGAATGTCCCTTTTTATGACAGTACTATGATAGATGAAGGATACTGGGGGATTATTGATATTAAACCCGCAACCGCAGCGGGGGACACATATCTTGAGGCTAATGAGGTTTATACTGTCTATCTCAATCTGACTGACGGTGAGGAACTTGAACCCGGGCAGGACTTCAGAATTGAGATGAATTCCCCTAAAACCACGACATTTATCATTCACAGGAGTGCCCCCTGGGGAATTGACAATATAAATGTCCTTTCATAA
- a CDS encoding type II secretion system F family protein translates to MIIDRYVDRKISRNKDAYLTLHGDLVSSRSGITLHRFLSYAIIISLCAGLALGVAGYLVSSLFFIPGFQLQIYNVFNLPTPDYSFVGNMRLYVGIFAFLVAFVIGTFFSYFIMLIFPGMQKNARATKINLTLHNAVSYLYAMRRGGAELLTIFKSISDNADIYGEVAIEFRQVVRDAEYFGLDILAALRNLSLTTPSEKFKDFLEDLISVINSGGNVSTYLETRVRLYQDEARFEQKQFLSLLQMVAESYVTVFVAGPLFLIIIMVVMGMVGSSATLQLTAITYLLLPIGAVMFMLFLDMVSIKDEKVERYEKATELKEFSDVAIVRIPGGEEEKFKDLEKYERSRKIKEFLKDPLKWFEDRAERILYVTVPIAAVYLLLLFLNTPHYSDSEIYYAVIDDHLIIALLIVLLPYAIFVELWRKRVRSIEGSTPDFLDRLAGINRVGMTIAGAIGILVRANLGLISYEIKRIKRDIDWGASVNDALYRFEKRIKTATIARTVTLITKASEMSGDIGEVLNIASSDARMTETLKKERNGEMFIYTVIIYLAFFVFVFVVSVLNTNFLSIIENMAETGASGASVGASGGAFSQTSTMAVDSFRRLMYHTCLIQAFFSGLIAGQMGEGSVKAGIKHVVILLLVALIIFNLFI, encoded by the coding sequence ATGATAATTGACAGGTATGTTGACCGGAAAATCTCACGGAATAAGGATGCCTATCTCACACTTCATGGCGATCTGGTGTCATCCAGGAGCGGTATTACTCTGCACCGGTTCCTCAGTTATGCAATAATCATATCACTCTGTGCCGGGCTGGCGCTTGGTGTTGCAGGATATCTGGTCTCTTCCCTTTTTTTTATTCCGGGATTTCAGCTTCAGATATACAATGTTTTTAACCTACCCACCCCTGATTATTCATTTGTAGGTAATATGCGCCTGTATGTAGGAATATTTGCATTTCTGGTAGCTTTTGTTATCGGGACATTTTTTTCGTATTTTATCATGCTGATTTTTCCCGGAATGCAGAAGAATGCACGTGCCACCAAGATCAATCTCACACTGCACAACGCGGTCTCATATCTTTATGCTATGAGGAGAGGCGGGGCAGAACTCCTCACAATTTTTAAATCAATATCTGACAATGCTGACATTTACGGTGAAGTTGCAATTGAATTCAGACAGGTTGTAAGGGATGCCGAGTATTTTGGCCTTGATATCCTTGCAGCTCTCAGAAACCTGAGCCTTACGACCCCCTCTGAGAAGTTTAAGGATTTCCTTGAGGATCTGATTTCGGTGATAAACAGCGGAGGCAATGTTTCCACCTATCTTGAGACCCGTGTTCGTCTCTATCAGGATGAGGCAAGGTTTGAGCAGAAGCAGTTTCTCTCACTGCTCCAGATGGTGGCTGAGAGTTATGTGACCGTTTTTGTGGCAGGCCCTCTCTTTCTGATAATTATTATGGTTGTGATGGGTATGGTCGGCAGTTCTGCTACCCTTCAGCTTACTGCAATAACCTATCTTCTTCTTCCTATAGGCGCGGTCATGTTCATGCTCTTTCTGGATATGGTCAGTATAAAGGATGAAAAGGTTGAGAGGTACGAGAAAGCGACCGAACTGAAGGAATTTTCTGATGTTGCAATTGTCAGGATTCCCGGCGGTGAAGAGGAGAAATTTAAGGACCTTGAAAAATATGAACGGTCAAGGAAAATTAAGGAATTCTTAAAAGACCCTCTGAAATGGTTTGAAGATCGGGCGGAGCGCATCCTTTATGTAACAGTTCCTATTGCAGCAGTTTATCTGCTTTTACTCTTCCTGAATACCCCGCATTATTCTGATTCTGAGATATATTACGCAGTCATTGACGATCACCTGATCATTGCGCTTCTGATTGTTCTGCTGCCATATGCGATATTTGTCGAACTGTGGAGGAAGAGGGTCAGGAGCATTGAGGGGAGCACCCCGGATTTCCTTGACAGACTTGCCGGAATCAACCGTGTGGGAATGACGATTGCCGGAGCAATCGGGATTCTTGTCAGGGCCAATCTTGGTCTTATCTCATATGAGATTAAGAGAATCAAGAGGGATATAGACTGGGGAGCAAGTGTAAATGATGCCCTTTACAGGTTTGAGAAGAGGATTAAGACTGCAACCATTGCAAGAACGGTTACTCTGATAACAAAGGCAAGTGAGATGAGCGGGGACATCGGGGAGGTGTTAAACATTGCATCCAGCGATGCCAGAATGACTGAGACTCTGAAAAAAGAGAGGAACGGAGAGATGTTCATCTATACGGTCATCATATATCTGGCATTCTTCGTCTTTGTCTTTGTAGTATCAGTTCTGAATACAAATTTCCTCTCCATTATCGAAAATATGGCTGAAACCGGTGCATCGGGCGCTTCTGTTGGAGCATCCGGCGGTGCTTTTTCCCAGACATCCACAATGGCAGTCGACTCATTCAGGAGGCTTATGTACCATACATGCCTGATACAGGCCTTCTTCTCCGGACTTATAGCCGGACAGATGGGTGAAGGGTCTGTTAAGGCCGGAATTAAGCATGTTGTTATTCTCCTGCTGGTTGCGCTTATAATATTCAATCTATTCATCTGA